The window GGAGAAATGATATCTCAACTCTATACCACTTTTAACCTGATTTCTCTATAACCAAACGATCCTTAAATATTTAaggtatatttaaaaaaataggtcataataataataataataataataataataataataataataataataatagtgtgTACGTTTTTTGTGCTTTTAATTAAGTAAGTGATTGGATGAAAACGTCaaaaagataaaagaaattCCGGTAGATTTTCAGGGGGAGAAAGCCACTCATACATTCTTGATTTTTTCAAACGATGAATCCACTATTATTAATGTTGAGAGAAAGGCAAAAGTTTAATATTGTATCTTGATTGCGGCACTGCATCTTATGTTCTGTATTTAGTAAGAACAATTGTGTGGATGctattttattaaaactttacatatcaaaGGTTGGTATTTTTACATAAGTATTAGactgtatttttatataattctaatttaaatattcgATAGATAACCAATACAAAATATCTATACATAAAGTAATAATTAGAATTTTTATCACATATACAAACTAtagcatattaattatataattcttttatcacaatattattatttttattaacaaagtgtttttatttcttatatttatatatttaacatcTAACTGAACATCATATCTCGCACTGTCAATCTatcattttttttcctgaaaatcaaataaatataagaaagaTCATCTATTTGATATCACCCATTCATATTAATAAATCGAATAAAATCTTGTGAAGAATGATAACTCGTGCTAATATTGCTAAACAACTTCAGCGAGTGTGATAATGAATAGCCTCTCTTAaacttaaaacaaaaaaaaaagaagtttcGTTCTATAACATCAAGCATAATATCCGAGATATGGTGAAAAATGATAACCCATGCTGATATTATTAACCAACTTAAGTAAGTCTGAtaatgaatagcctcccttgaACTTAAAACAACAAAATGAATAGTTTTccttaaacttaaaaaaaaacaaaaaagaagtttgttctaaaatatcaaacacaatattgtTCAATATTATTTATCCAAAGTATTAAATCAAGACAattctgatatatatatttatttttcaacaaTTCACAATTATTTTCTAGAAAATAAATTCCAAGTTCcatgtattattaaaatattccaTATCGGCTTGATAAAGAAGGTGTTGGATGAGGTAGGGTGTTTCGTACCCAAAGTTTACTTCTAAAgattctttataaaaaaaacaataataatatttgagtCTTTTATAAACACGTAaatattttcttgtatttttGGATCGACTTGTGATGAGTTGTTGGATCCGGAAAATATCTAATTGTGGGTTGGTATGTTAtacaattttattcaattttttgtaaaaaataataattttagttaaagcgtcaaacataaaaacaatgagagaatattatttataaagtcaAATTTTATGGAGCAACAAAAATATAAGactataaatttggataaaatataatataattatttatatttatttttttgttctgTGATATTTGTAAAGAATGTGcatattattgttttaaaatataaacaatataattaaaagataaaataattatttttataaatctatAGGATATTATGTTGTATACTCATAAGCGAAAACTGTAATTTTAATAGTTgttgaagttttaaaatattaataatcaattgataattatgattaaaattatttataaataatatgttatatataaattagacaagtaaaaatattatttataattaattcaaaaagCATACCAAGACTCCCAAATGATTTTCTATACTCCATGAAACTTACTAATCCATTATTTATTAgaaatgtttataaatatacaaactttttacaaaatatttacaaaaattgtttcgaagttgaatttttttaaaatacatttttttcaaattatttacaaaaatatgacTTGCAACCTCTgaaacctcatttgcaactctTACAAAATGAAGTTGCATGGATTGCAAATGAAATTTCACATTTGCAACGGTTATAAATGATGTTGCAAACGAGTTTGTACaagttgcaagtcgtatttgttatatttgttaTAGAAGTTGCAAATTCATTTCTCATTTGCAACCGTGGCAGaagttgcaagtcgtatttttataatcaaattataaaaaatgatattttaaaatattgaagtattcttgtaaaaaaattttaaaagattagatagttataaaaaaaacccaatttattatttaaatccaAATTAACAATGCTCCGCACCTTAGCGATTTACGTGACGCTGACAAGTTCAAATAGAGCAGAAAAAAAGACCAGTCCTAGGAAAGCCTGGTTATACAAGAGATCACCCAAATCACTGTACGAGGAATCAGCTGAATTCGAATTTCCACCCCCTCTTCTTCACTCTCTATAAAAAAGAGGGTTTGAATTAGAAATACATCTGGCACATAAAAAACCCTCTTGAGTTTTAACCACAGCTCTCCCCTTACTCACTCGTTCGTTCAATTCTAGGGTTTACTCTTACGCAACTCATCCTATTCTTTCTGAATTATAAAATTACAGGTGGCGTTGCAATTCGTCTATGGAATATGACCTCCACAACAGCAGCGGTCAGTTCATTTCTCTCATCATTTGtatactcacacacacacacacacacacacacatcttgcTGTATAATTGTACCCTATTGTTGACTTCTTGACATTATACTCTGTTTGGTTTTCGATTTGGGTATATGAATGCTGTAAACCCTTGTTGtcgaatttttgtttttaattggtTTGTTAGTATTAATTTTTCATCTGGGTATGTGTTTCAAGTTGGGATACTTGGAGCATCTCCGATGAATGTTGTCAATTGCCTTGATGACCATTGGCGTGTCACcgtaaatattagttttaaaattttccctCTCACCCATATCATTTTTAgcaatttttgtttaaattttaggTATGAACGTAAAAATTGTCAATATGGTACCTACCGCCCGACGTAAATTATGAACATGATATAATATGAAAGTGACAAAAGAAAAGGGTTGTAATATACGCTTTTGAAGAATTGTATGTATTTAGTGGGCAACCTCCCAATGTTGGTGACTCGTATGCCATGTCAACATTGACAACCTCTAGTGGAAATGCTCAATGAGCATAGGGCATCTCCAGTTGGGTTACCAATGTGGCGTGGCATGACACTCTTGGTTGCCCTACCTCTTTATCGCCGGGATGCTCTAATCTTTTAGAGTTTCACCTGGGGTTTTGCCAAGAGGTTGTCGACATTGATGTGGCATAGTACTCTTGGTTGCCCACCTATTGGAACTGGGATCAACTTCTCCTAGATTAGCTATACACATGTAATTGTTTAGGGTCCTGTTCCATGACAACTGTATGTCAGGAAACAATTATCCAACAATCACTCTCccaacgatccaacggctgggagaAAAGAAAAGTTTTTTTAGTATCCGTGCATATTTTCCGCGGATGGACTGGTGTCCGCTTTAGTTTACGCGGACGGACCGCGGTTATTATACGCGGATATACAAGTAATCACAGTGAATAAGTACATCTGTACACAATTTTTAGGTATGATTGTTGTATGCTTTTTGAAGTGTTGAATACAGATACTGATGGCATCTTAAACGTTTGCAATTATATTGAAATTTGCTACAACAAATATCACAGTGAATAAGTAGAATTACATGTTGATGCTCTAATGACCTCAGTGAAGTAGGAGGTGAGTGATATAGGACAAGTACTAAAACCATAGTTTTCCTGGTGTATAAGAATAGAATAATATGGTAGATCAATCATTGTAGAGTAACCTACATCTAGCAGCTGTTCAAAATATTATCAATCAAATATTACATCATGatccatattttttatttatcaatgaATCCTAATTTCGAAACAGGGAAAGGAGAATTATTCAGATTAATGAGCTGAATGACTTCCCTTATCTGTCGAGCTATACTTGGAGTATTTTTTCATTCTTAGGATGAGGGGTGGAGGGTCCCACGTTGTTTTGTTGCCGCATCATATGTAAATACTAAATACCTACTAGTTAATTATATTAGAGTGTATGTTATGCTGCAGGTACTGATGATGAAATTGCACCAACACATTTTGATAGAGTTTCAGTAGGGGGCCATTATAGTGGTACAAGAAGGTTTGTACCAAATCCAGCCTCGTATCCAAGAATGCAATTTGACATGGAATCCCAAATCCATCAGCTTGAGCAAGAAGCATACCGTTCAGTACTCCGGGCCTTTAAAGCACAGTCTGATGCCATTTCATGGGTAAATCCTTTTTCCTTTGCATGTTTTTATCTCCCATGCTTACAGAAAATGTTTCATGGTATGTTTCTCAGGAAAAAGAAGGCTTAATTACAGAACTTAGAAAAGAATTAAGGGTGTCCGATGATGAGCACAGGGAGCTACTTTCAACAGTTAATACTGATGACATTATTTGTACAATTAGAGAGTGGAGAAAGGCTGGCGAGAATCAAACAGGCATGTTCAATGTGTCCCAACCTATACATGATGTGCTACCCAGTCCAACAGTTTCCGCATCTTGGAAAAAGCAAAAGACATCCCAGTCAGGATCCCTAGCATTTAGCAGACCCATGCAGGGTTCACACAATCAACCAGCCCAGCCATTATCTGCATCTTCAAAGTGGGCAACTTCCTTTGATGCCGGAGGACAAAAGTCCAGATCTGTATGTTACTCATATCATATATTGGCGAGAGGACAAAAACTAGAATACTATAAATTGACATTTGTTTCATTTTGTTGTCAGCTGGGACCACAAGTGCCTGGTCTCTCTGGACGTTATGCATCCACAGGTCCAACTCCAAGGGGTGTTTCGAATGGTAATGGAGCTCCATCCCTCTTCTTGATGAATAATAATGCTGAGGTAGCGAGACGTGATCCACTTAGTGGAAGGAAAGTAATGACCAGATGGCCTGAAGACAACAACTTTTATGAGGCCGTCATTACAGATTTTAACCCCCAAGATGTATGTTTGGGACTGGAAAAAAGAAAGTTTGTATTGTCTCTTAGGATCGATCATTAATAGGCAGAGTGCAGTCATAATTTTTATGCgtgtttttttttctctctctgtTTTTGTTTGGGGGTGGTGGTTTAAAGGTGGTGGAGATGTTTCTGTAGCTCTTGGTTCTCTTTATGATAAGGTGATAAGTTTATGAACTATGTTTTAAAATGACATCTATTGGACATAATGTTTATTTCACATGCATGCCTTCAATGCTTTATGGTATTTAATCTGATTATTTAGTTTAAATATCCAAATTCTGATAAACAATTTATTTCAGTATACCATCATATTTGTGGCTAAGGTTTTgtgaataataaaatcaaatatatcagCCCTTTATGCTTGCTTTTATGATTTGTTTTAGGCGTTTATCTTGCATTGTGTTCTCACCATTCGGGCTTTATGTTTCAGGGCCGGCATGCTCTGGTCTATGATAGAAATACCCCAAAAGAGGCTTGGGAATGGGTGGATCTCAAGGAGGTAAGTTGCGCTCTACTTCTATTAGCAAATGCATTTGTTTTCCTGCATTGATTACGTCCCTTATAGCTTTGAGCATGTCCGTGGTTAGATGTTCATGGACATCCATTTACACTTAACCTAACGCAGAGCTTGCCTAGCTTTTAACTGGAAATCTTTTACATAGGATCAGAAAGATTATATAAGATCAATCATTTACTATGAGTATTTGCTCAATATAAGTATTTTGACTGAAAGTCAGTGCTATTGTTCTTGAGTTTTGTCATCATTCCGTTGTCCTTCCCTCTTCATCTTATCCTGCATTTGAGCTTGTTATAACCGCTTCTTCGGGGCTAGCTAGCATGTAGGTAGATATTCTCTTTGGTACATTACCACTTGTTTTTGGTCTGACATCACCACAGGATGCAGGacgaaataaaattaatcatgtATGTCTAATGTTTCTCATTGTCATTCAGTTTCTTCCAAAATTTTAGTTCTTTGCTTTATCTATATTTAATTTGgaactttaaaattatttttctcatttttaatattgatgttaaagaaaaaaaaaatcagttctATAGTAGCAAGCTGATCTCAGGTTGCAGCAATAGGGTCCCTAACTATCTGATTTTGCTAGTAGAGTCAATTTTAAAAGCATAGCTCTCCGTCTATAACCGTGCCTTGTGAAGTTTACCAGGTAGTGGGTAAAGCTTTATATGCCTTCAGTCTTTTTATCCATCTTCCACAGATCATGTACCTTGGTGAAGATAAGATATGTACttacaattatttaattaacataataatacagaaatgtatatatttaagtcataaaacaatatattttttatacggAACACTCTTGATTTGGTGGAATATTGCTGTATCCGTCAATGCTTACTTCCATACTCTGCGAGTTGGTTTTTccatattcataatttattttattattgtaattttcattGTTAGCATTGTGTTGTTGATGGTGCTTCCCAGCGTTGAACTGTTGAAGTATtatatgtaacttatttttaatttgtaatgttGTTAGATTCCTCCCGAAGACATTAGATGGGTGGATGATGATGCAGGATTATCACATCAAAGTGGTGTTGGTGTACAAGGACCTGGAGATAGCAATTTAATTCATGGAACTTATCCAAATATTGGAAGAGGAAAGGGGGCCATGAGGGATCAAAACGAGAACGAAATACCACTTTCAGAAAATGGTGTTGTAAAGAAGGTTTCAGATGAAATTGAAATACTTCATACGGACACTCTTATAAAGGAGGTATGTTCAGAATGATTAGTGAATTCAAGACAACTGATAGCCTGTGAATTTCATGAGTTATACTTTCCTTCAAAGCAGGTTCAAAAGATGTTTACTACAGCTCATCCCAGTCTGCTTGAAATTGAGAAGGCCAAGAAAATGCTAAAGGTTGTAATCGTCGGAGCAATCTATTCTTTTATCTGAGAAAAACATCTGAAGTAATTTGATGCTGTACCAAGTATTCTGCAATCGAAAATTTGATCATCTTTAATATTGCAGGAGCATGAGCAAGCGCTAATCGATGTAATTTCAAAGCTTGGAGATGCAGCCAATAGTGGAAGTGGTATTTAATTGTTTACATTGACAAGTTCCTTTAATCTCCTACAAATTTCTGAATTTTGGTTGACCTCTCTGCTAACAAGCTCTAAGTTTACTCTTTTTTGTGTGGCATCACTCTATTATATGTAACCATTCAGTGAAGTAACATTTATATTTGATGTTATACATTGGGTTTTATGCTCTCAGAGTCTAGTATTTATTCGACGTCGGCTTTGAATCAGGTGCAGGGCAGAGATCGCCACATGGTCAATCCATGGATATAGAGCAAAGATGGAGGAACTCCCTGTACAGTGGGAACAATCATGTCCCTGGCTCTGAACTTGATACAAGGGGAGCAAGGGCAAATGGCACTGCAGTGGCTAACGGGTCTCTAAACCAGCACGAGGATGATATTATTGAAATATGACGAAATTTAATTGCGTTGCAATGATTTCTGGGTCTTGCGATGGAGTTCATGCTTATATGTTTTGTATTGGACTAGAAAGAGCGCATGTAATTGAACTAGAAAGAGCACAGATAATAATCTCTCTGGAACTGTAAGAAGGAAGTGGCTTGTAGCAATTGGAAGAAC of the Daucus carota subsp. sativus chromosome 4, DH1 v3.0, whole genome shotgun sequence genome contains:
- the LOC108219585 gene encoding protein EMSY-LIKE 3, coding for MEYDLHNSSGTDDEIAPTHFDRVSVGGHYSGTRRFVPNPASYPRMQFDMESQIHQLEQEAYRSVLRAFKAQSDAISWEKEGLITELRKELRVSDDEHRELLSTVNTDDIICTIREWRKAGENQTGMFNVSQPIHDVLPSPTVSASWKKQKTSQSGSLAFSRPMQGSHNQPAQPLSASSKWATSFDAGGQKSRSLGPQVPGLSGRYASTGPTPRGVSNGNGAPSLFLMNNNAEVARRDPLSGRKVMTRWPEDNNFYEAVITDFNPQDGRHALVYDRNTPKEAWEWVDLKEIPPEDIRWVDDDAGLSHQSGVGVQGPGDSNLIHGTYPNIGRGKGAMRDQNENEIPLSENGVVKKVSDEIEILHTDTLIKEVQKMFTTAHPSLLEIEKAKKMLKEHEQALIDVISKLGDAANSGSGAGQRSPHGQSMDIEQRWRNSLYSGNNHVPGSELDTRGARANGTAVANGSLNQHEDDIIEI